One genomic segment of Thalassospiraceae bacterium LMO-SO8 includes these proteins:
- a CDS encoding response regulator: MKSCLIVDDSKVIRMVARKILEELSFETIEAADGQEALDACKQKLPDAVLLDWNMPVMSGIEFLRELRALPGGGGPIVVFCTTENDIQHIQEAIEAGANEYIMKPFDSEIIQAKFSQVGLL, from the coding sequence ATGAAATCTTGTCTGATCGTTGACGACTCGAAAGTAATCCGGATGGTCGCGCGGAAGATCCTCGAAGAACTCAGCTTCGAGACGATTGAGGCGGCTGATGGCCAGGAAGCCCTGGATGCGTGCAAGCAAAAGCTGCCCGACGCCGTGTTGCTGGATTGGAACATGCCGGTGATGAGTGGCATCGAGTTTTTGCGGGAATTGCGCGCGCTGCCGGGTGGTGGTGGCCCGATTGTCGTGTTCTGCACCACTGAAAACGACATCCAGCATATCCAGGAAGCGATCGAAGCTGGTGCGAATGAGTACATCATGAAGCCATTCGACAGCGAGATTATCCAAGCGAAGTTCTCGCAGGTCGGCCTTCTTTAA